In Rhodococcus pseudokoreensis, the DNA window CTTGATCTCGGTTCCGCCGTACTTGGAGTAGATGACCGTGTCACCCTCCTTGACGTCGACCGGGATGCGGTTGCCCTGCTCGTTGACGCGGCCTTCGCCGACTGCGACGACAGTGCCCTCCTGGGGCTTCTCCTTGGCCGTGTCGGGAATGACCAGGCCGGAGGCAGTCGTCGTCTCAGCCTCGTTGGCCTGGACGAGGATCTTGTCCTCGAGCGGCTTGATGTTGACGCTCGCCACGATGAGCCCTCCACTTTGGGGTATGCGGATCCGGAGACTTCTCCGGACTCCTGTTTGAGTGTTCCGTTTACGGCACTTCACACAGCCCCGTCGTCGCGGGTGCCGGAGCTCGATCGGCGCCACTTGGCACTCTATACGTGAGAGTGCCAACCCTCAAGGAGAAGGGGGTGGTAGATCGCGCCGCGCCGAATATCGTCCTGTCTCAGGGGTCGTCACCTAAGGTTCCTCTGGTGTCTGACATGAATAGGCGTAAATTCCTCACGTTTGCCGGGCTCGGGGCGATCGGGACGGTGGGGTTCGGAGCACGCCCGTGGGGGTTGCAGTACGCGGGCGCGGCCCCGCTCCCGACCTCCGGGGCAGGCACCACCCTCGAAGCGGTGGCCGTCCCCCTCGGAAGCTCCGGCTACCGCAGGCTCGGCGCGGGACCGGGGTGGCCGACGATCGTCCGCACCGAACTCGCCGAGGCCCGCAGTGGGCGCGAGGACCGGCGCACCGCACTCGCCTCCCTCGTCCAGCTCACAGACGTCCACCTCGTCGACGCCCAGTCCCCGATGCGCTTCGAATACGTGCACCCCTTCACCGGTTCCGCGTTCCGCCCGCACGAGACGCTCACCGCGCAGGGTCTCGTCGCCCTGGTCGCCCGCGTCAACGCGCTCGCGTCCGGCCCGCACACCCGGCGCGCGTTCGATGCGGTCGTGAGTACCGGCGACAACACCGACAACAAGGAGTTCGCCGAACTCGGCTGGTTCCTCACCGCGCTCAACGGCGGCACCATCGTCCCCAACACGGGCGCCCCCGACCGCTACGAAGGCGTGCAGAACTCGGGGGCGGACCTGTACTGGAACCCGGAGTCCTCCATCCAGGACATGTACAAGAAGGCCGGGTTCCCCGAGATTCCCGGCCTGCTCGGCGCGGCGATCGCCCCCGTCACCAGCCCCGGCCTGAACACCCCCTGGTACTGCGTCTTCGGCAACCACGACGACTCGGTGGAGGGCACCGTCCCGAGCGGCATCCCCCCGCTCGAAGCCATGTACACCGGTTCGCTGAAGTTCGAGGTCCCCGGCTCGCCGGAACAGGCGAAGGCCGTCGACATCGCCACCAAGTTCGACCCCGGCGCCATTCCCGCTGCGCTGTCCGCGTTCACCACACCACCACGGGTCGTCACGCCCGACCCCGCGCGGGCACCGTTCACTCCCCGCCAGTTCATCGCCGCACATCTGGACCCGGCCAACACCGGCCCCGGGCCGGCCGGTCACGGCTTCGCACCCGACGCCGGTGAGACCGGAATCGGCTACTACTCGTTCGAGATCGCACCCGGCGTCGTCGGAATCAGCATGGATTCCACCAACCGGGCCGGGTTCGTCGACGGCTCGCTCGGCGCGGCGCAGTTCCGGTGGATCGAGGACACCCTGGCGGCAGGCAGCAGCCGGTACTACGACACTTCGGGCAACCCGGTGTCGCAGGCACGCAGCGACACCTGGTTCGTCCTGTTCAGCCACCACACCAGCGGCAGCATGGACAACGTCGTCCCCGACCCCGCCGCCCCGGCGGAACCCCGGATCCGGGGTTCGCGACTGGTGGACCTGCTGCACCGATTCCCGAACGTCCTCGCCTGGGTGAACGGACACACCCACGAGAACCGGATCACCCCGTGGCCCGGATCCACTCCGGAGCAGTCGTTCTGGGAGATCAACACGGCCTCGCACATCGACTTCCCCCAGCACGGGCGGATCATCGAGGTGGTCGACAACGTCGACGGAACCGTGTCGCTGCTCACCACGCTGTTCGAGGCCGACAGCCCGTACGCCGTGGACCACACCGACCTCTCACCGCTCGGGCTGGCGTCGCTGTACCGGGAGTTGTCGTTCAACGACATTCACGCCGACCCCGACCTGGGCGGCGGGACGGCCGACCGGAACGTCGAACTGGTGCTGGCGTCGGGTCGCTAGACCCGGCGCTTGCGGGCCCAGTCGACGGCCGCGACGACCGCGCGGATGCCGACGCCGAGCAGGATCAGATTCCCGATGATCTGCACACTCACGACGGCTCGGGACGCATCGGTCGTCGCGGCGATGTCGCCGAACCCGACGGTGGAGAACACGGTGAGCGAGAAGTACAGCGCGCCCATGCGCGTGAGGGGTTCGGTGAAATAGCCCGGATCGCTTTCGGACATCAGGCAATATCCTGCCGCGAACCCGAGCAGGTAGAGCGGCAGGATCAGGGAGAGTGCCTCGATGGCCTGGAGCGCAGGCACGTCGGACCGGAAGATCCGGCGGATCTGCCAGACCGCCGCCGAGCCGACGACCAGCAGGCCCCCCGCCAGGAAGAGCACAGCGGACATGTTCCCGATCGAGGTCCACGGCAGGGCGAAGTAGACCACCACGCACAGGACGACGGTGCCGAGCGGGCGCACGCATGCGCGCACCAGAAGCCGTCGGCGCTCGCGTCTCGTGAGGTTGCGAAAATCGCTGGCGTGTCCCATGAGATTCCTTTGGACAACTGTGCAGGTGAGACCGGATATCGAGCGCCATCTTCGTCTTCGGGGGCCGGAAGTCGGGAGCGAAATCCGTTTGTTTTCTGTAACGTTCAGATAACAGTCGCCGATTCAACGGGCAGGGAATCCCCGCTGAACAGGGCGTTCCGGCAGAGACAGCAGGTCACGCGTCGAAAACGTGAGGGGGTGTGTGTGATGGGTATGTCCCTGGGGATGTCGACCGGCGCGGCAGGTGTGAGTTCCGCGCTCCTCACCACCGCCTCCAACGGCGCGCAGAACGTCGAGTTCCGTTACCTGTCCGCCGATCAGGCCCACACCGACCTCGGTGACCTGGTCCGGTCGTCGATCTCGTTGATGACCACCCAGGTTCCCGCCGATCCCACCACGCCCGACGCGTTCGCCGTCGCGTACCGGACGCAGGAGCAGGCCCACTCGATCCGCAGCGCCGTCAGCAGGCAGCGCCATCGCGTGCACCTCGTGCCCGAGACCGCGGCGACCCTCACCTACCTGCGTCACACCGGCGAGGTCGCGCAGCATGCCACCGTCGCGATCGTCGACTTCGGCGAGTCCGGGTTGTCCGTCGCCGTCGTCGATCAGGTGGACGGCACCGTCCTGCACGCCGACCGCACGAGCCACGTGAGCGGCACCGGATTCGACGACCTGATCTTCCACCACGTCGTCGGCAGCCTCACCACCCCGCATCCCCTGCGGCACCTGGACCGGGATCTGCTCTCGGCGCGGTGCCGCGTCGCCAAGGAGCAGTTGTCCTCGGAGCCGAAGTCGCACGTCGACATCGATCTGCAGGGCATCCGCCCGATCGAGATCAGCCGCACCGGGTTCGACGAGATCGCCGCACCGACGGTCCGGGTTGCGGTGGAGTTCATCCGTGCCACGATCGCCGACTCCCCGCGCCGACCCGAGGCTCTGGCCCTGGTCGGTGGCGGCGCGAACATTCCCGCGATCACGGCCGCAGTGACCGGGGCCTTCACCGCACGGGTCATCACGGTGCCCGAACCCGACACGGCGACCGCGAAGGGGGCGGCGCTGCTCGCCGTGTCCTCCGCCATCCGCGACTACCCGCCCACCGAGTCGAACCGCCCCGGTTCCGCCGCGAAGGTGTCGGGGGCTCTCGTCGGCGCGCTCGTGGTCGGCGGCCTCGTTCTCGGTTACGGCGTCAAGGAACTCGCGCCCGCACCCGATCCCAACGTCTCCCCAGCGGGCACCGACATGTTCCAGACCACCGAGCAGGTCGCGACCACGACGACCGACGAACCTCCCGCCACGCGGATCCCGTCGTACGATCCGACGCCGACGTCGGAGTACTACCCCAATCAGGTCGCCCCGCCCACGTCCGAACCGCAGACGGACCGGACTCCCGCACAGGCGCCCGATTCGACGACCGAGACGACGCCCCCGCGTACCACCACCTCGCTACCGACCCCCACGGCTCCCGCACGTCCGACGCTGCCCGGAACAGAGCCGCCGCAGCCCTCGTGGCCGCATATCGAGTGGCCCGCGATTCCGCCGCTGTGGCCGCAGGTTCCCGGTGAGTCGACGCCGAACGAGCCGAGCCCCGTCGCGCCCGCACCCGGCGGTCCCGAAGCGGCACCGCCGCCGAACGGGGCGCCCACTGCACCCGCCGAATCCACCGCGCCCGCGGCACCCCCCGCGCCTGCGGCGCCGACCGCGCCCCCGGAGTCGGTGCCCGCCGCCCCCGAAGGGCTGTTCCCGATGATCCCGGCGCCGGGCACGGTTGCTCCGAGTGCTCCCGCCGGGGCGCAGCCGAGCGGCACTCAGCCCGGTGAGGCGCTGACTCCCCCGGCCACGCAGACCGTCACCATTCCGGTCAGCTGAACACCTGACTGGTCGCCACCGACAGTCCGGGGTCACTGGCCACGGTCAGCAGGGAAGGCGCGGCGCCACCGGCGATCAGATGCGCGCCGAGCGAGGCGATCATCACTCCGTTGTCGGTGCACAGACGCGGTTTCGGGACCCGCAGGGTCAGACCGGCTTCGGCGCAGCGTTCCTCGGCGAGCGCCCGGATGCGTGAGTTGGCGGTGGCGCCGCCACCGAGCACCAGTGTGTCCACGCCGACGTCGCGGGCGGCGCGTACCGCTTTCATCGTCAGCACGTCGGCCACGGCCTCCTGGAAGCTCGCGGAGATGTCCGGCACCGAGTACGCCTCGTCCGCCCGCTCCTTCGATTCCACGTACCGCGCGACGGCCGTCTTCAGCCCGGAGAACGAGAAGTCGTGCCGTGCGTCCCGGGGTCCGGTCATGCCGCGCGGGAACGGAATCGCGTTCCGGTCGCCGTCCTGCGCCGCGGCGTCGAGGGCGGGGCCACCGGGGAATCCGAGTCCGAGGAGGCGGGCCACCTTGTCGAACGCTTCGCCTGCGGCGTCGTCCACGGTGGTGCCCAGTTCGACGATGGGCTTCGCGAGGTCCTCGACGTGCAGCAGGTGGGTGTGCCCACCGGACACGAGCAGGGCCACGCAGGGCGGCATCGGTCCGTGCTCGAGGGTGTCCACCGAAACGTGCCCGCCGAGGTGGTTCACCGCATAGAACGGGACGTCCCATGCCGCCGCATACGCTTTCGCGGCCGCGACACCGACGAGCAGGGCCCCGGCCAGACCGGGTCCGATGGTGACGGCGAGTGCGTCCGGCTTGACGATCCCGGCGACGGCGAGCGCCCGCCGCATCGTCGGGACGATCGCCTCGAGATGCGCGCGGGACGCGACCTCCGGCACCACGCCGCCGTAGCGTGCGTGCTGGTCGACGCTGGATGCGACCTCGTCCGCGAGGAGCTCGCAGGTTCCGTCGCCGTTCCACCGGACGATGCCGACTCCGGTCTCGTCACAAGAGCTTTCGATCCCCATGACGATCATTGCAGCGGCTCCTCACCCGTTCCGGGGCGACGCATCGTGAAGGCGTCCGCACCGCTCGGTTGGTAGTACTTCTTACGGGTTCCCACGATCTCGAATCCTTCACGTCGGTACAGGGCGATCGCCGCGTCGTTGTCGGTGCGCACCTCGAGAAACACGGGGCCGCCCCTGGTGTCGGCCACCCGCAGCAGTTCGTCGAGGAGGGCCCCGCCGATCCCCCGCCGCTGGCACGCCGGGTCGGTTCCGATCGTGTGGATCTCGGATTCGGGGTGCGAACCGTTGCCCAGCAGCGCGATTCCGGCGTATCCGACGACGTGGCCGGTGTCGTCGCGCGCCACGGCGTAGTGCACGTGCGGGGCGGCGAGTTCCGCCCTGAACGCCTGCGCGCTCCAAGGGCCGTCGCCGGCGAAGAGGAGAGTCTCGAGCTCCGCGCACCGTTCGGCGTCGGCGGCCGCCATCGGTTCGATGCGGAACGTCATTTCTTCCGGTCCGCCAGTTCCACCGCGTCCGGGCGTCGCAGATAGAGCGGGACGAGCGCCGCCGGGGCCGCACTGCCGAACAGCGCATCCGCGGCCACCGCGACCAGCCCTGCGGGCGAGGGGGTTTCCACCGGTTCGACCGGCAGATCGAAGAAGTCGACGTGTGACGGCGATCCCGCCACCACCTCGGACGGCATCGGCTCGAGCTCGCGCGGCTTCACCACCGCGGGACCCTCCACCCGGACGCCCGCCGAATAACGCGCCCAGTACACCTCGCGCCGGCGGGCGTCCGTGACGACGAGCAGATCCCGGTCACCGTCCACCTGCGCCGCGATGGCGTCGAGGCTGCACACCCCGTGCACCGGAATGCCGAGGGCGTCGGCGAACGCGGCGGCGGTGGCCATCCCCACGCGCAGTCCCGTGAACGGACCCGGCCCGGCCCCGACGACCACCGCGTCGAGGTCCGCGGGGACGTGCCGCGCCTCGGCGAGGCACTCCAGGATGTGCGGGGTGAGCACTTCCGCGTGTGCGCGCGGGTTGACCGTCACCCGCACCGCGAGCGTGTGGACCGACTCCACCGATGCGGAGCCGGCCGAAACCCGGACGACTCCGGCGGTCACGGCAGGCGTGGACGTGTCGATGGCGAGAACAAGCACGGTAACTGAGGGTACTCGCACGTCAGAACCGCTCCCGACACCCGACCCGTCAGGAAATCCACTCCCAGTGGGCCGTGCGGACATCCGACTCCGGTTCGCGGCGCAGGCGTACCCGGAGATGACGATCGACCAGCTGCTCGACGATGCCCTCACCCCATTCGACGACGACAACGGCTGCGGCCAGGTCGGTGTCGAGGTCGAGTGCGTCGAGTTCGTCCAGCGCGTGCGGGCCGCTTCCGCCCAGTCGGTACGCGTCCACGTGCACCATCCCGACCGGGGCACCCCCACCCGGACGGGTGCCCGCCCGGTGCTCCCGCGCGATGACGAATGTGGGCGAAGTCACTCTCCCCTGCACGCCGAGGCCGGCACCGATTCCCTTCGTCAGTGCGGTCTTCCCCGCACCGAGAGGTCCGTCGAGCACCACGAGATCACCGGCGACGAGTCCCCGGGCCAGGTTCCGCCCGAACTCCTCGGTGTCCTCCGCCGTCGCCAGCACCACGGTCCCGCTCACGGGCAGTACTCCTTCCTCAGCCGACATCGGACTGCTCACGCGATTCGAATGTGGCCAGGCCGCGATGCAACAACCGGTCGACCGCGTCCGACACCACGGACGGGAACTCGAGCTGCACCAGGTGGCCGGCGCCGCGCACCCGCACCAGTTCGGACTCCGGCAGGTCCGCCGCCAGTTTCCGGGAACTGCCGAACGGGATCGTCATGTCGCTGTCGCCGCACACCACGACGGACGGGGTGTGCTCGAGCGCCTCGAGTGACGCGGACTCGTCGTGCAGTTCGAGCGTGCGCAGGAAGTTCACGATGGTGACCACCGACGTCCGGTCCAGCATGGAGTCGGAGAACTTGTGCAGCCGCGGACTCACGTCCGTGCCGTACGACGCCGCCCGCAGGATAGGGGTGATCAGGACGCGGGCCGCGCCGCGCGCGTGCTGGACGAGTTCGGGCGAGGTCCGGACAGCGAGCCGGAAGCCGTCGATGACCGGGTTCTGCAGGTTCCGCGTCAGTCCGGTCTCGCTGAGCCCGGCCGCGGCCGTGGCCACCAGACCGGCACCGATCACCCGCTCCGCCACCAGCTCGGGCCGCTGCCCGGCGAAGGCGAGCACCGTCATCCCACCCATCGAATGCCCCACCAGCACAATCGGTCCGGTGGGCGCCTTCGCCTCGACGACGGTCGCGAGATCGGCGCCCAGCTGAGCGATGGTGCAGCTCGCCGCGGACGGCACACCCGAATCGCCGTGCCCGCGTTGGTCGTAGAACACCATCCGCACGTCGTCGCCCCACCGCTCGGCGAGCTGACGGCGCTGGAAGTGCCACGACGTCATGTCCAGGCAGTACCCGTGCACGAACACCGCCGTCACCGGGGCGTTCTCCGGGCCCACCTCGCGGACGGCGAGCGCGACGCCGTCCTCAGCGACCACCACGCTGCGCCGGTCCCGCGACATCAGGGTGAAGTCCTCGTCGCCGTAGATCTCACGCCCCGGCCGGGTCGCACTGCGCACCGCGTTGACTCCCGCCACCGAGCCGAGCGCCAGCGCGCTCAGAACACCGCCGACGAGTCCCAGCCGCTTCGACACACCCATGCCTACGTGCCCGTCCCACCGACGTAGCTGCGCACCGTGCGTCCGCGCACCCCCGTCACCACCTCGTAATGGATGGTGTCGAGCTTGTCGGCCCACTCCTGTGCGATCGGCTCGCCGAGGTCCCCGTTGCCGAAGAACACCGCGGTGTCCCCCTCCCGGACTCCCCCACCGTCCGGGCCGAGATCGACGACCACCTGGTCCATGCAGACACGTCCGATCCCCGGACGTCGCTCCGCACCCAACTGGACCTCGAATCGGCCGCTCAGCGACCGCGGGAGCCCGTCCGCGTACCCGAACGGCAGCAACGCCACCGTCGTGTCCCGGGGTGCCACCCATTGGTGCCCGTAGGACACGCCTTCACCTGCCGCCACCTTCTTCACCAGAGCCACCCTCGATCGCAGTGTCATCGCCGGTCGCAACCCGAACTGACCGAGTTCGGGAACGGGCGACAGCCCATATATCGCGATTCCCGGGCGAACCATGTCAAAACGCAGGTCGGGGCGGGTCAGGGTGGCCGCGGAATTGGACAGGTGCACCACTTCGGGGACCAGTCCGCGACGCTTGGCGTCCGCGATCGCGTCGACCAGTCGATCGCGCTGGGAATCGATCCAGGCGTGGTGCGGCTCGTCGGCGTGGGCCAGATGCGAGAAGATGCCGCGCAGCCGCACCGACCCCTCGGCCTGGGCGCGCGCCAGGTCGACGAGGACCTGCTCCAGTTCGTCGGGCGCCACCCCGTTGCGGTTCAGGCCGGTGTCGACCTTCATCGTGACGATCGCCGTGGTGCCGACGGTCCGCGCCGCAGCCACCACCGCGGCGAGGTGGCGCGGCGAGGAGACGCCGAGTTCGACGCCGTCCGCGATCGCGGGGGCGAAATCGGCGTCGACGGTGTGCAGCCACGCGAGGACGGGCGCGTCGATCCCGGCACGGCGCAGCGTCAGCGCCTCCGACACCGTTGTCACACCCAGTTCCGACGCTCCCGCGGCCAGCGCCGCGCGGGCCACGGCTACCGCACCGTGGTTGTAGCCGTCCGCCTTCACGACGGCCATCATCGCCGCGCCCCGAGCGCTGTCGCGCAGGATCCCGACGTTGTGCGCAATCGCGTCCAGATCCACCACTGCCTCGGCCTGCGGTGCCGGCGCCGCCTGCGCGGGCGCTACGGGTTCGCTGTGTCCGTGATCGTCGGCCGGTACTGCTTCAGCAAGCGTCATATGTTCGATCCTGCCATTCACGAGGTGGCCGGCATTTCCTCGGGTGACACCCCCGCACGGAGAACCCTGATCGACTCCCTGAGGTGCGCGAGCAGCGTCCCGGCGGAGATCGGTGCAGTTCCGCGCCCCGCGGAGAGGTCGGCGCCGCCGCCTCGCGCCGCCAGATTCGCGGCCAGGGAGTGTGCGCGCGCACCCACCGCGGCGGCCCGGTCCGGGGTGAGGCCCGCGGCCATGAGTGCGCCGATGATCCCGGCGAGCACGTCCCCCGCCCCCGCCGTGGCGGACCACGAACCGCCCGCCTCGTTGACGAAGACCCGGCCGCCGGGTTCGGCGATCACCGTGGCCCGTCCCTTGAGCAGCACGTGCGCGTTCCAGTCGGCGGCGAGCGCGCGCACCGACGCCACCCGGTCCGGACCCGGATCCTTCCCCGTCAAGCGGGCGAACTCCCCGGCGTGCGGTGTCAGCAGCGTCGCTGCCGTCCGCGAGCGCACCAGGTCGGGGTCCTCGGCGAGCAGGGTCAGTCCGTCCGCGTCGACCAGTGCCGGCACGTCGGCGTCGAGTACCGTCCGCAGCGTCCGGCGGGCGGCGTCGTCGGTGCCCATGCCCGGCCCGACCACCCACGACTGGACGCGTCCGGCCTTCGCGAGTTCGGCGGTCGCGATCACCTCCGGCGCATGCGCGAGCACCTCGCCCGTGCACGGCCCGGCGTAGCGGACGAGCCCCGACGTGGCGGTGACCGCCGCTCCCGTGCACAGGACCCCGGCTCCGGGGTAGCCGTCGCTGCCCGCGACCACCCCCACCACTCCCTGCGAGTACTTGTCGTCCTCGGCTCCCGGCACCGGCCACGCCGCGCCCACGTCGGCGGCGTCGAGCGCGGTGATCCCGACGTCGCCGAGCGACAGTCCGATGCGCACCAACTCGACCCGGCCACAGTGCGCCGCGCCGAGCGCGTGAACCGGTTTGAGGGCGCCGAACGCCACGGTGACGGCGGCGCGCACGGCGGGCCCGTCGACAGCGCCCGTGTCCGGATCCACACCACTCGGCAGGTCCGCCGACACGATCGGCGCCTCGATCCGGTCGACCAGCGCAGCGGCATCGGGCCGCAGCGGTCCCCGGCCGGAGATTCCGACGATCCCGTCGATCACCAGATCGGGCAGACCGAGGTCGTCGGACGGGGCGGCCACCCGTCCGCCGGCCGCGGTGAACGCCGCCAGGCCCGCCGCGTGCGTCTTCTCCGGTTTCAGCAGGACCGCGGTGGCGGCGACACCGCGCTTCCGCAACATCGCCCCCGCCCACAACGCGTCCCCGCCGTTGTCACCGGACCCCACCAGAACAGTGATGGTGCGACCGGCGACACCCCCGGTCCGCGCCCGCAGTTCCGCCGCCACCACCGTGGCGAGCCCGTGCGCTGCGCGTCGCATCAGTGCGCCGTCGGGAAGCGATGCCAGCAACGGCGCCTCCGCGGCTCGAACCTCGTCAGCGGTGTAGTAGCCCCGCATGGGAACTCCTCGTCGAGCCGGCGCCACGGCCGGCCGCTGTGCGTTGAAGGGTCGGTACCGGGCCAGACTACGCTCGACGTCATGCGTGTACGTGGAACGTCGTGGATCGCCGGAGTGGCTCTCGCCGCGAGCATTTCGATGACGGCCGTCGTATCCGGGTGCAGTTCGCCCGCCGACGAGGCACCCGAGGCACCGACCGGACCCGTCGTGCAGGTCGCGAACATGGCCTATGCGCCGTCGACGATCACCGTCCGGGCCGGCGACACCGTCACCTGGAATTTCGACGACCGGGGCGTCACCCACGACGTGGTGGGTGTCGGGGCCGCGAAGAGCGTGCTGCGGAGCCGGCTGATGCAGACCGGCACGTTCACGTACACGTTCACCGAACCGGGCACCTACGAGTACACCTGTTCGCTGCACCCGGACATGACGGGCACCGTCGTCGTCACTCCGTAGGGGCGCGGCCGGGCCGCGCCCCTACGGCGCGTTATTCGACGGTGACGGACTTGGCGAGGTTACGCGGCTTGTCGACGTCGTAGCCCCGTGTCTGCGCGACCTCCGCCGCGAAGACCTGCAACGGCACCGTCGACAGCAGCGGCTGCAGCAGCGTCGGCGCCGCCGGGATCTCGATGAGGTGGTCGGCGAACGGCCGCACGGCCTCGTCGCCTTCCTCCGCGATCACCACGGTCCGCGCACCGCGGGCCTGGATCTCCCGGATGTTGCTGAGCAACTTCGAGTGCAGCACCGCGCGCCCCTTGGGCGACGGCATCACCACGATCACCGGCAACCCGTCCTCGATCAGCGCGATCGGCCCGTGCTTGAGTTCGCCGGCCGCGAAGCCCTCGGCGTGCATGTACGCCAGCTCCTTGAGCTTGAGCGCACCCTCGAGCGCAACCGGGTAGCCCACGTGGCGGCCCAGGAACAGGACCGTCGACGACGACGCCAGCTCCCGCGCCAGCGCCCGCACCGGTTCCACCGTCTCGAGTACCCGGCTCACCAGAGCGGGCATCGCCTCGAGATCGGCGTACTCGCGTGCCACCTCGTCCGGATACTTGGTGCCACGGGCCTGTGCGAGAGCCAGACCGACCAAGTAGTTCGCCGTGACCTGCGCGAGGAACGCCTTGGTCGACGCGACACCGATCTCCGGACCGGCCCGGGTGTAGAGGACGGCGTCGGCCTCGCGGGGAATCTGCGCACCGTTCGTGTTGCAGACCGCCAGCACCCGCGCCTTCTGATCCTTCGCGTGGCGCACCGCCTCAAGGGTGTCGGCCGTCTCACCGGACTGCGAAATGGCGACGACCAGCGTCGACCGGTCCAGGACCGGGTCGCGGTAGCGGAATTCGCTGGCGAGCTCGACCTCGACAGGCAACCGG includes these proteins:
- a CDS encoding cupredoxin domain-containing protein; its protein translation is MRVRGTSWIAGVALAASISMTAVVSGCSSPADEAPEAPTGPVVQVANMAYAPSTITVRAGDTVTWNFDDRGVTHDVVGVGAAKSVLRSRLMQTGTFTYTFTEPGTYEYTCSLHPDMTGTVVVTP
- a CDS encoding NAD(P)H-hydrate dehydratase; the protein is MRGYYTADEVRAAEAPLLASLPDGALMRRAAHGLATVVAAELRARTGGVAGRTITVLVGSGDNGGDALWAGAMLRKRGVAATAVLLKPEKTHAAGLAAFTAAGGRVAAPSDDLGLPDLVIDGIVGISGRGPLRPDAAALVDRIEAPIVSADLPSGVDPDTGAVDGPAVRAAVTVAFGALKPVHALGAAHCGRVELVRIGLSLGDVGITALDAADVGAAWPVPGAEDDKYSQGVVGVVAGSDGYPGAGVLCTGAAVTATSGLVRYAGPCTGEVLAHAPEVIATAELAKAGRVQSWVVGPGMGTDDAARRTLRTVLDADVPALVDADGLTLLAEDPDLVRSRTAATLLTPHAGEFARLTGKDPGPDRVASVRALAADWNAHVLLKGRATVIAEPGGRVFVNEAGGSWSATAGAGDVLAGIIGALMAAGLTPDRAAAVGARAHSLAANLAARGGGADLSAGRGTAPISAGTLLAHLRESIRVLRAGVSPEEMPATS
- the alr gene encoding alanine racemase; translation: MTLAEAVPADDHGHSEPVAPAQAAPAPQAEAVVDLDAIAHNVGILRDSARGAAMMAVVKADGYNHGAVAVARAALAAGASELGVTTVSEALTLRRAGIDAPVLAWLHTVDADFAPAIADGVELGVSSPRHLAAVVAAARTVGTTAIVTMKVDTGLNRNGVAPDELEQVLVDLARAQAEGSVRLRGIFSHLAHADEPHHAWIDSQRDRLVDAIADAKRRGLVPEVVHLSNSAATLTRPDLRFDMVRPGIAIYGLSPVPELGQFGLRPAMTLRSRVALVKKVAAGEGVSYGHQWVAPRDTTVALLPFGYADGLPRSLSGRFEVQLGAERRPGIGRVCMDQVVVDLGPDGGGVREGDTAVFFGNGDLGEPIAQEWADKLDTIHYEVVTGVRGRTVRSYVGGTGT